From Bifidobacterium longum subsp. longum JCM 1217, one genomic window encodes:
- a CDS encoding helix-turn-helix domain-containing protein, protein MADKPFVPVEHRLALTVPEAAALCGIPEKVVRAAVVHGDLRHFEKGSTTARIRRSDLEDWVALL, encoded by the coding sequence ATGGCCGACAAGCCGTTCGTCCCCGTCGAGCATCGTCTCGCGCTGACCGTCCCCGAGGCGGCGGCCCTGTGCGGCATTCCGGAGAAGGTGGTGCGCGCCGCGGTCGTGCACGGCGATCTGAGGCATTTCGAGAAGGGGTCCACGACCGCCAGGATCCGCAGGTCGGATCTGGAGGATTGGGTGGCCTTGCTGTG